The following coding sequences lie in one Deltaproteobacteria bacterium genomic window:
- a CDS encoding DUF4331 family protein, giving the protein MKINIKTLALFALITAPLACTDDGDQRGDDTTGADSTGDATTASTTASTTASTTASTTASTTASTTSTTTDTDPTTDTTATGDSTGGSEYAFDDADPTDFTQVDRMGMPAVATAVITDKDLYNQSTPDDDVAGDFVPQIVENLTGLHAALDDDLMLAGLTPCDIDTCVAQGAPLVIPDVLHIDLTADAGFPNGRTPTDQVIDITLAVVLLDLGVHSPGVLAGLPLNPAEGDLDLPADFPYFADPH; this is encoded by the coding sequence ATGAAGATCAACATCAAGACCCTCGCCCTCTTCGCGCTCATCACGGCTCCGCTGGCCTGCACCGACGACGGTGACCAGCGCGGCGACGACACCACCGGCGCCGACTCGACCGGCGATGCCACCACCGCCTCGACGACGGCATCGACGACGGCATCGACCACCGCATCGACGACCGCATCGACCACCGCGTCGACGACGTCGACGACGACGGATACCGACCCGACCACCGACACCACCGCGACCGGTGACAGCACCGGCGGCAGCGAGTACGCCTTCGATGACGCCGACCCGACCGACTTCACGCAGGTCGATCGCATGGGCATGCCGGCGGTCGCGACTGCAGTGATCACCGACAAGGACCTCTACAACCAGTCGACCCCGGACGACGACGTCGCTGGCGACTTCGTGCCGCAGATCGTCGAGAACCTCACCGGCCTGCACGCCGCACTCGACGACGATCTGATGCTCGCCGGGCTCACGCCGTGCGACATCGACACCTGCGTGGCGCAGGGGGCTCCGCTGGTCATCCCCGACGTGCTGCACATCGACCTCACCGCCGACGCGGGCTTCCCCAACGGGCGCACGCCGACCGATCAGGTCATCGACATCACGCTGGCGGTGGTGTTGCTCGACCTCGGCGTGCACTCGCCGGGCGTGCTCGCGGGGCTGCCGCTCAACCCCGCCGAGGGCGACCTCGATCTGCCGGCGGACTTCCCGTACTTCGCCGACCCGCACTAA
- a CDS encoding DUF4331 family protein, whose amino-acid sequence MFMHLHGPQAPNPPRRGRLAMRATALTAIALAFAPWASTPGRAADHADSPGTQDDPAADITDVFAWHSGSKLVVGVGFAGLAEAGQPAMYDPHVLYTVHIDNDGDGTDDHQVYVRFGSNDAGEWGVKVEDLPGVADPVIGPVDTVIDAGLDLHVFAGQRDDAFFFDLDGFHQTLRTGDLSFVNTRDTFAGTNVTMFVVEMSLDAVAGGGDNLTLWVSSGRNG is encoded by the coding sequence ATGTTCATGCACCTTCACGGGCCGCAGGCCCCCAATCCACCACGCCGCGGACGCCTCGCGATGCGCGCGACCGCGCTCACGGCCATCGCGCTCGCCTTCGCTCCGTGGGCTTCGACGCCCGGCCGCGCGGCCGACCACGCCGACTCGCCCGGTACGCAGGACGATCCCGCCGCCGACATCACCGACGTGTTCGCGTGGCACAGCGGCAGCAAGCTCGTCGTCGGCGTGGGCTTCGCGGGCCTCGCAGAGGCCGGCCAGCCCGCGATGTACGACCCCCACGTGCTCTACACCGTCCACATCGACAACGATGGTGACGGCACCGACGACCACCAGGTCTACGTCCGCTTCGGTAGCAACGATGCCGGCGAGTGGGGCGTGAAGGTCGAAGACCTTCCGGGTGTGGCCGACCCAGTGATCGGCCCGGTCGACACCGTCATCGACGCCGGCCTCGACCTGCACGTGTTCGCGGGGCAGCGTGACGACGCGTTCTTCTTCGATCTCGATGGGTTCCACCAGACGCTCAGGACTGGCGATCTCAGCTTCGTGAACACCCGCGACACCTTCGCGGGCACCAACGTGACCATGTTCGTGGTCGAGATGAGCCTCGACGCCGTCGCCGGCGGTGGCGACAACCTGACGCTGTGGGTCAGCAGCGGACGCAACGGGTGA
- a CDS encoding MMPL family transporter: MSRPSRFAAIAGFVLRHRAVAAICLVLALVACAAGLARLRIDLSSKAFYGDDDREVATLAQLHARWGHDDATVVVVVDSDDEHGVLTHARLDVMRDLADTLRGWPEVAHVDAIPDHPASAAVAKGSRTARAWLHVPPLVPVLLSQDERTAALAVALRFSSDALEPTVDAVDRIDALLRSHDGREGLRLRLAGLPAIRATFARATVADQRVLVPVALLVVTIVLALGFRRRWQVTTTLALALVPTVMLVGLMGWFGVPIGLLNQGYFTLLPVIALADGVHVVARVAELARDATTRDARERAVIDGCGQVGLACLLTSVTTAMGFGSLTWSQMPMLRSFGLWAAIGVMLAFVVLLVAAPLLLSTQRDLGGRGVATAIERDALVRATAIARTHPWWVVSAALLVSAVAAWFGSRVPIDNRLSDLVDARTWAAQASRAVDARLGGVLSLELELACQRGCFDQPATVAELVALERELATLPDVRTVIGPAVIAHASGSSLDGDGEGLRRSWRRLDELGLRAAVLDDAHAIAHVSVRVPDLGGVAFERLAAAVTERARMMSDVEVRVGGTTALAYRGVNRIADELRRSLLLAFVVITVTIALAFRSLRVAWICLVPNAVPLVVGYAAIAGWQGHFDPLGGIILAVALGIAVDDTIHLMARVQQGRRAGVDREAAIRAAIAGSGRACTITSVALVAGLLTFAGSSFPPLRLLGGLGACVIAIAWVCDLWLLPAVLQLGGQRD; the protein is encoded by the coding sequence ATGTCGCGCCCGAGTCGCTTCGCCGCCATCGCCGGCTTCGTGCTGCGCCACCGTGCCGTGGCCGCGATCTGCCTGGTGCTCGCGCTGGTCGCCTGTGCGGCCGGGCTCGCGCGGCTGCGCATCGATCTGTCATCGAAGGCGTTCTATGGCGACGACGACCGCGAGGTCGCCACGCTCGCGCAGCTGCACGCGCGATGGGGCCATGACGACGCAACCGTTGTCGTGGTGGTCGACAGCGACGACGAGCACGGCGTGCTGACCCATGCGCGGCTCGACGTGATGCGCGACCTCGCCGACACGCTGCGGGGATGGCCCGAGGTCGCGCACGTCGACGCGATTCCCGATCACCCCGCGTCGGCCGCGGTCGCCAAGGGCTCTCGGACCGCGCGCGCGTGGCTGCACGTGCCGCCGCTCGTGCCGGTGTTGCTGTCGCAGGACGAACGCACCGCCGCCCTCGCGGTGGCGCTGCGCTTCAGCTCCGACGCGCTCGAGCCCACGGTCGATGCGGTCGACCGCATCGACGCGCTGCTGCGCAGCCACGACGGCCGCGAGGGCCTGCGACTGCGCCTGGCGGGCCTGCCGGCGATCCGCGCCACCTTCGCGCGGGCCACCGTCGCCGACCAGCGCGTGCTGGTGCCGGTGGCGTTGCTGGTGGTCACGATCGTGCTCGCGCTGGGCTTTCGTCGCCGCTGGCAGGTGACGACGACGCTGGCCCTCGCGCTGGTCCCGACCGTGATGTTGGTCGGCTTGATGGGTTGGTTCGGGGTCCCGATCGGACTGCTCAACCAGGGCTACTTCACGCTGCTCCCGGTCATCGCGCTCGCCGATGGCGTCCACGTGGTCGCACGGGTGGCCGAGCTCGCCCGCGATGCCACGACCCGCGACGCCCGCGAGCGCGCCGTGATCGACGGCTGCGGCCAAGTGGGACTGGCGTGCCTGCTGACCTCGGTCACCACCGCGATGGGCTTCGGATCGCTGACGTGGTCGCAGATGCCGATGCTGCGCAGCTTCGGCCTGTGGGCCGCGATCGGCGTGATGCTGGCGTTCGTGGTGCTGTTGGTCGCGGCGCCGCTGCTGCTCTCGACCCAGCGCGACCTCGGCGGGCGCGGGGTCGCGACCGCGATCGAACGCGACGCCCTGGTCCGCGCCACCGCGATCGCACGCACGCACCCGTGGTGGGTGGTATCGGCGGCGCTGCTCGTCAGCGCCGTCGCGGCATGGTTCGGCTCGCGGGTACCGATCGACAACCGGCTGTCGGACTTGGTCGATGCCCGCACCTGGGCGGCGCAGGCGAGCCGCGCCGTCGATGCCCGCCTGGGCGGTGTGCTGTCGCTCGAGCTCGAGCTGGCGTGCCAGCGCGGCTGCTTCGACCAGCCTGCGACGGTGGCCGAGCTGGTGGCGCTCGAGCGCGAGCTCGCGACCCTGCCCGACGTGCGCACCGTGATCGGCCCCGCCGTGATCGCACACGCCAGTGGCTCGAGCCTCGACGGCGACGGCGAGGGCCTGCGACGCAGCTGGCGACGACTCGACGAGCTGGGGCTGCGCGCCGCCGTGCTCGACGACGCCCACGCCATCGCCCACGTCAGCGTGCGGGTGCCCGACCTCGGCGGCGTCGCGTTCGAGCGGCTCGCGGCGGCGGTGACCGAGCGGGCGCGCATGATGTCGGACGTCGAGGTCCGCGTGGGCGGCACGACCGCGCTGGCCTACCGCGGCGTGAACCGCATCGCGGACGAGCTGCGGCGCAGCTTGCTGCTGGCGTTCGTGGTCATCACCGTGACCATCGCACTCGCGTTTCGTAGCCTGCGCGTCGCATGGATCTGCTTGGTGCCCAATGCGGTGCCGCTGGTGGTCGGCTACGCCGCGATCGCGGGGTGGCAGGGCCACTTCGATCCCCTGGGCGGCATCATCCTGGCCGTGGCGCTCGGCATCGCGGTCGACGACACCATCCACCTCATGGCCCGCGTGCAGCAGGGGCGCCGGGCGGGTGTCGACCGCGAGGCCGCGATCCGTGCGGCCATCGCCGGCTCCGGGCGCGCGTGCACGATCACCTCGGTCGCGTTGGTCGCTGGGCTGCTGACCTTCGCGGGGTCGAGCTTCCCGCCGCTGCGCCTGCTCGGCGGGCTCGGGGCCTGCGTGATCGCGATCGCATGGGTCTGCGACCTGTGGTTGTTGCCGGCCGTGCTGCAGCTCGGTGGTCAGCGCGACTGA
- a CDS encoding stilbene synthase, which translates to MTPLPRLAALATAVPEHRIDAATARAFAREQFAALPGIERLLPAFDHAGIATRHLVRPLDWYAQPRSFAEKNALWRSSALALAQAAGEAALSQWSGDRDRLGGIVWVTSTGIATPSLDATLVQALDLPRTLQRIPVWGLGCAGGAAGLARATSLCRGLAQPVLLLAAEICSATFVAADCSKANLIATALFADGAAAAVIEPDGDHGPALLGGHSQLIDDSEDVMGWDLREEGLQVRFARSIPSIVRELMPGFVAAAARGLGVAPGDIEHLVVHPGGAKVLEAYGAALGLDDDRLASARAVLREHGNMSSPTALFVLDHHLRHTAPDGRVGLVVGLGPGFCAEAAGFRR; encoded by the coding sequence ATGACGCCGCTGCCACGGCTGGCCGCGCTCGCGACCGCGGTGCCGGAGCACCGCATCGACGCTGCGACCGCGCGGGCCTTCGCCCGAGAACAGTTCGCGGCGCTGCCCGGCATCGAGCGCCTGCTGCCGGCCTTCGATCACGCGGGCATCGCGACGCGCCACCTGGTGCGACCGCTCGACTGGTACGCCCAGCCCCGCAGCTTCGCCGAGAAGAACGCGCTGTGGCGTAGCTCGGCGCTGGCGCTCGCTCAGGCGGCCGGCGAGGCCGCGCTCTCGCAGTGGTCGGGCGATCGCGATCGGCTGGGCGGCATCGTGTGGGTGACGAGCACCGGCATCGCCACGCCGAGCCTCGACGCGACCCTCGTGCAGGCGCTCGACCTGCCGCGCACGCTGCAGCGGATCCCGGTGTGGGGCCTCGGCTGCGCCGGCGGGGCCGCAGGCCTGGCCCGCGCGACGTCACTGTGCCGCGGGTTGGCGCAGCCGGTGTTGTTGCTCGCCGCGGAGATCTGCAGCGCGACCTTCGTGGCGGCGGACTGCAGCAAGGCCAACCTCATCGCGACGGCGCTGTTCGCCGACGGCGCGGCGGCGGCGGTGATCGAGCCCGACGGCGACCATGGCCCGGCGCTGCTCGGCGGGCATTCGCAGCTCATCGACGACAGCGAGGACGTGATGGGCTGGGACCTGCGCGAGGAGGGCCTGCAGGTCCGCTTCGCCCGCAGCATCCCATCGATCGTCCGCGAGCTCATGCCGGGTTTCGTGGCTGCGGCCGCGCGGGGACTCGGCGTCGCGCCGGGCGACATCGAGCACCTGGTCGTGCACCCCGGCGGTGCCAAGGTGCTCGAGGCCTACGGCGCGGCGCTCGGCCTCGACGACGATCGCCTCGCGAGCGCGCGCGCGGTGCTGCGCGAGCACGGCAACATGTCGAGCCCGACGGCGCTGTTCGTGCTCGACCACCACCTGCGGCACACCGCGCCCGACGGTCGCGTGGGCCTGGTGGTCGGGCTGGGCCCCGGCTTCTGCGCGGAGGCGGCGGGGTTTCGCCGATGA
- a CDS encoding nitroreductase family protein, with protein sequence MELRDAILRRSTTNGELSSQPVSLEHQHRLMEAASRAPSHFNSQPWRFVLVTDPQLRASISSIAGRTMEGLMSGGKFFTRYRRYFRFSAAEMDERRDGIYIDHLPAPLRPFARHVFSETGQKVVNTLGVPKTLGRDNEKLVAGSPLLLGAMLTREEYRKGELSGLYSLLGLGMAIENIWLTTVDLGMGIQFISTPMEFPEAWAEIAALLRVPDELELVAMYRLGYLPPERKRPAIDWTSAHRKRLSQYVFRDRCDRPEADPTDDGGTSR encoded by the coding sequence ATGGAACTCCGAGACGCGATCCTCCGTCGCAGCACGACCAACGGCGAACTCTCGAGTCAGCCGGTCTCGCTGGAACATCAGCACCGCCTGATGGAGGCCGCTTCACGGGCGCCCAGCCACTTCAACTCGCAGCCCTGGCGCTTCGTGCTGGTCACCGACCCGCAGCTGCGCGCGTCGATCTCGAGCATCGCCGGTCGCACCATGGAGGGGCTGATGAGCGGCGGTAAGTTCTTCACGCGCTACCGTCGCTACTTTCGCTTCTCGGCCGCCGAGATGGACGAGCGCCGCGACGGCATCTACATCGATCACCTGCCGGCGCCGCTGCGCCCGTTCGCGCGCCACGTGTTCAGCGAGACCGGCCAGAAGGTCGTGAACACCCTCGGCGTGCCCAAGACCCTCGGACGCGACAACGAGAAGCTGGTCGCCGGTAGTCCGTTGTTGCTGGGCGCGATGCTGACGCGCGAGGAGTACCGCAAGGGCGAGCTCTCGGGTCTGTACAGCCTGCTGGGCCTCGGCATGGCGATCGAGAACATCTGGCTGACCACCGTCGATCTCGGCATGGGCATCCAGTTCATCTCGACGCCGATGGAATTCCCCGAGGCGTGGGCCGAGATCGCCGCGCTGCTACGGGTGCCCGACGAACTCGAGCTGGTCGCGATGTACCGCCTGGGCTACCTGCCGCCGGAGCGCAAGCGACCGGCGATCGACTGGACCTCGGCCCACCGCAAGCGTCTGTCGCAGTACGTCTTCCGCGATCGCTGCGATCGACCCGAGGCGGATCCGACCGACGATGGCGGCACCTCGAGATGA
- a CDS encoding thioredoxin domain-containing protein, which produces MSARRCIAAVFSLAVALIGCHRHDGPTRAPMPASSSAGHGAIEWSPWTRESFARAAAEHRIILVNVVATWCHWCHVMEETTYDDPEVVALLREHFTTIRVDSDARPDVAERYREWGWPATGFLSPDAAPVLELRGYQDPRSFAKILRGLVADRERGQLAHRGAPPAPQPADVAELDALRVRVTAQLDGFYEPELGGWGKAQRYPSPAPIEHALFRTVAHADAAWRARAEQTLAGAASLIDPVWGGIYQYSVDGDWQHPHYEKITTLQAGAIGVFAKAHRLTGERRWLDAASSIARYMATRMQAPEGGFYTSQDADLRVTGKPAVEGARYYALDDAGRRALGVPRIDTHVYADQSGMMIEALAELYATTGDDTWRALAIDTASAMIERHRTDDGAFTHAAGDAGLLHLRDQIAMGRGLLALFRVRADPRWLAHAEATARFMLTHLQGPRGGFYAHTADPEAVGVFAERRMPTEENGQAARMLAALHRHEDGDGGLATPYLDAARRALAVLGDPKAIAAEGRIVGSYLMGLEEVVMPIVDITVVGDLGDGGATAALHRAALAIYEPRAVIELQHPGERYPDVGKPAVYLCTQTACSTPITKPARLAATAAAFIADSLPTSR; this is translated from the coding sequence ATGTCTGCGCGTCGTTGCATCGCCGCGGTGTTCTCGCTCGCGGTCGCCCTGATCGGCTGTCACCGGCACGATGGCCCCACGCGGGCGCCGATGCCGGCCTCGTCGAGCGCCGGCCACGGCGCGATCGAGTGGTCGCCGTGGACGCGCGAGAGCTTCGCGCGCGCCGCCGCCGAGCACCGCATCATCCTCGTGAACGTGGTCGCGACGTGGTGCCACTGGTGCCACGTGATGGAGGAGACGACCTACGACGATCCCGAGGTCGTCGCACTGCTGCGCGAGCACTTCACGACCATCCGCGTCGACTCCGACGCTCGACCCGACGTGGCGGAGCGCTACCGCGAGTGGGGCTGGCCTGCGACCGGCTTCCTCAGCCCCGATGCAGCGCCGGTGCTCGAGCTACGCGGCTATCAAGACCCGCGATCGTTCGCGAAGATCCTGCGGGGGCTCGTCGCCGACCGCGAGCGCGGCCAGCTGGCCCATCGCGGCGCACCGCCGGCGCCCCAGCCCGCCGACGTCGCCGAGCTCGACGCGCTGCGCGTCCGCGTGACCGCGCAGCTCGACGGCTTCTACGAGCCCGAGCTCGGCGGCTGGGGGAAGGCCCAGCGCTACCCCTCGCCGGCGCCGATCGAGCACGCCCTGTTCCGCACCGTCGCGCACGCCGACGCCGCCTGGCGGGCCCGCGCCGAGCAGACCTTGGCGGGCGCGGCATCACTGATCGATCCGGTGTGGGGCGGCATCTATCAGTACTCGGTCGACGGCGACTGGCAGCACCCGCACTACGAGAAGATCACCACGCTGCAGGCCGGTGCGATCGGCGTGTTCGCCAAGGCGCACCGCCTCACGGGCGAGCGTCGCTGGCTCGACGCCGCGTCGTCGATCGCCCGCTACATGGCGACGCGGATGCAGGCGCCCGAGGGCGGCTTCTACACCAGCCAGGACGCCGACCTGCGCGTGACCGGCAAGCCCGCGGTCGAGGGCGCCCGCTACTACGCGCTCGACGACGCGGGCCGCCGAGCGCTCGGCGTGCCGCGCATCGATACCCACGTCTACGCGGACCAGAGCGGCATGATGATCGAGGCGCTCGCGGAGCTCTACGCGACCACCGGCGACGACACCTGGCGAGCGCTGGCGATCGACACCGCGTCGGCGATGATCGAGCGCCATCGCACCGACGACGGCGCGTTCACCCACGCCGCGGGCGACGCAGGTCTGCTGCACCTGCGCGATCAGATCGCGATGGGCCGCGGCCTGCTCGCGCTGTTCCGCGTCAGGGCCGACCCGCGGTGGCTCGCGCACGCCGAGGCCACCGCGCGCTTCATGCTCACGCACCTGCAGGGCCCGCGCGGCGGTTTCTACGCCCACACCGCCGACCCGGAGGCGGTCGGGGTCTTCGCCGAGCGCCGCATGCCGACCGAGGAGAACGGCCAGGCCGCGCGGATGTTGGCGGCGTTGCATCGTCACGAGGACGGCGATGGCGGCCTTGCCACGCCGTATCTCGACGCCGCCCGCCGTGCGCTCGCGGTGCTGGGTGATCCGAAGGCGATCGCCGCCGAGGGCCGCATCGTCGGCAGCTACCTCATGGGCCTCGAGGAGGTCGTGATGCCGATCGTGGACATCACCGTCGTTGGTGATCTGGGCGACGGCGGCGCGACGGCGGCACTGCACCGCGCCGCGCTCGCGATCTACGAGCCCCGCGCCGTCATCGAGCTGCAGCACCCGGGCGAGCGCTACCCCGACGTGGGCAAGCCGGCGGTGTACCTGTGCACGCAGACCGCCTGCAGCACGCCCATCACCAAGCCCGCGCGCCTCGCCGCAACCGCCGCCGCGTTCATCGCGGACTCGCTGCCCACTTCACGGTGA